The following coding sequences are from one Arthrobacter sp. 24S4-2 window:
- a CDS encoding DsbA family protein, with the protein MSPANEPRKSKAERTAEAREKAREIREVQLKKDKRNKLLVGWGIVVAVVAILAIVALVVSTNLRNNAPVADQGPTPANGNVHGGVTLLANSAVVKSDPATVNVADLPAKPATAPAEVKAPGADAEAGKPVKVVVYIDFICPVCKKFEATYNEQLTSLRNEGKISLEYRPLGFLDQQSTTNYSSRAANAAACVVNESPEKYSDFVNMLFDKQPAEGSAGLSDNELKKMATDVGAKSIDSCVDGKTYRPYVKYVTQETAAIGVTGTPSAFVDGKQWGKGDSANTDLIPFIQAAIDAKG; encoded by the coding sequence ATGAGCCCCGCAAACGAACCCCGCAAGTCCAAAGCAGAACGCACTGCCGAGGCCCGCGAGAAAGCCCGTGAGATCCGTGAGGTGCAGCTGAAGAAGGACAAACGCAACAAGCTCCTCGTCGGCTGGGGCATTGTGGTGGCCGTGGTGGCCATCCTCGCCATCGTGGCCCTCGTAGTCAGTACAAACCTCAGGAACAACGCTCCGGTGGCTGATCAGGGGCCCACCCCGGCCAACGGCAACGTTCACGGCGGTGTGACCCTGCTGGCCAATTCCGCGGTGGTGAAGTCCGACCCCGCCACCGTCAATGTGGCCGACCTCCCGGCCAAGCCCGCAACGGCCCCGGCCGAGGTCAAGGCTCCCGGCGCTGACGCCGAAGCAGGCAAGCCGGTAAAGGTGGTCGTCTACATCGACTTCATCTGCCCCGTCTGCAAGAAGTTCGAAGCCACGTACAACGAGCAGCTCACCAGCCTGCGCAACGAAGGCAAGATCTCGCTGGAATACCGGCCGCTCGGCTTCCTGGACCAGCAGTCCACCACCAATTACTCCTCGCGGGCAGCGAACGCGGCAGCCTGCGTGGTCAATGAATCGCCGGAGAAGTACTCAGACTTCGTGAACATGCTCTTCGACAAGCAGCCGGCAGAAGGCAGTGCCGGCCTCTCGGACAATGAGCTGAAGAAAATGGCCACGGACGTGGGTGCCAAGAGCATCGACTCCTGTGTGGACGGGAAGACATACCGGCCGTACGTAAAGTACGTCACGCAGGAAACGGCCGCCATTGGAGTGACCGGCACCCCGAGCGCCTTTGTGGACGGCAAGCAGTGGGGCAAGGGCGACTCCGCCAACACTGACCTGATCCCCTTCATCCAGGCTGCGATCGACGCCAAGGGCTAA
- a CDS encoding IS110 family transposase, with protein sequence MEVVHGRCAGLDVSKRDAKVCVRVAGVGRRKTVETVTTWGSTTNQVLALREHLIAEQVTCAVMEATGDYWKPFYYLLEDAGFEVMLVNARHVKNLPGRKSDVADATWLAQLGAHGLVRGSFVPPEPIRQLRDLTRARTAITRERGREIQRLEKLLEDASIKLSSVASDITGVSGRAMLEAMIAGQDEPAALADLAKRRLRSKIPALTEALTGRFTEHHGFLARVHLDLIDRHTRAVEDITARIEVVIAPFQGFRDLIATIPGIGPLVADVVVAETGADMTRFATAGHLASWAGTTPGHNESAGRVKSTRTRPGNPYLQGALGAAAVACAQNPGTYLGARYRRIASRRGPMKANVAIQHTMLIAIWHMGRYGTLYEDPGADFFTRLHPERAKNRALHQLEAMGYQVTLDRTG encoded by the coding sequence ATGGAAGTGGTGCATGGCCGGTGTGCTGGTCTGGACGTGTCCAAGAGGGACGCCAAGGTCTGCGTCCGGGTCGCCGGTGTTGGTCGTCGCAAGACTGTTGAGACGGTCACGACGTGGGGCTCGACCACGAACCAGGTCCTGGCCCTGCGTGAGCATCTAATCGCCGAGCAGGTCACCTGTGCGGTGATGGAGGCCACCGGGGACTACTGGAAGCCGTTCTACTACCTCCTTGAGGACGCCGGGTTCGAGGTCATGCTGGTCAACGCCAGGCACGTCAAGAACTTGCCTGGCCGCAAGAGCGATGTCGCCGACGCGACGTGGCTGGCCCAGCTTGGCGCACACGGCCTGGTGCGTGGGTCGTTCGTGCCCCCGGAGCCGATCCGCCAGTTGCGCGATCTGACCCGGGCCCGGACCGCGATCACCCGGGAACGTGGCCGGGAGATCCAACGGCTCGAGAAGTTGCTCGAGGACGCCAGCATCAAACTGTCCTCGGTCGCCTCCGACATCACTGGCGTCTCCGGACGGGCGATGCTCGAGGCGATGATCGCGGGGCAAGACGAGCCCGCCGCATTGGCCGACCTCGCCAAGCGGCGGCTGCGCTCGAAGATCCCGGCGTTGACCGAGGCGCTGACTGGCCGGTTCACCGAACACCACGGTTTCCTGGCGCGGGTACATCTGGACCTGATCGACCGGCACACGAGGGCGGTCGAGGACATCACCGCCCGGATCGAGGTGGTGATCGCACCCTTTCAGGGATTCCGGGACCTGATCGCCACCATCCCCGGCATCGGCCCCCTCGTCGCCGACGTCGTCGTCGCCGAGACCGGCGCGGACATGACCAGGTTCGCCACTGCCGGGCACCTCGCGTCGTGGGCCGGGACCACGCCGGGTCACAACGAGTCCGCCGGACGAGTCAAGTCGACCAGGACCCGGCCCGGAAACCCCTATCTCCAAGGAGCGCTCGGCGCTGCCGCGGTGGCGTGCGCACAGAACCCCGGCACCTACCTCGGCGCCCGCTACCGCCGAATTGCGTCGCGGCGAGGACCCATGAAAGCCAACGTTGCGATCCAACACACCATGCTCATCGCGATCTGGCACATGGGCCGCTACGGAACCCTTTACGAGGACCCCGGTGCAGACTTCTTCACCCGTCTCCACCCCGAACGCGCCAAGAACCGCGCACTCCACCAACTCGAGGCCATGGGCTACCAGGTCACCCTCGATCGGACGGGGTAA
- a CDS encoding GNAT family N-acetyltransferase, giving the protein MPALITLVALTGHQNTTPALTPVRPLEPHDLPELTTLHRHAYAGGPAQTRGGDTAGFDAPVDGGLGETIERASLVTSTPDGQITAAIIVTERNGEAVIAELFTHPDHRRQGLAEELLRHCIHTLHTLGLTTVTVTVEDDNAAALALYLSRDFRRLTDDDTDGYTDYD; this is encoded by the coding sequence ATGCCCGCTTTGATCACCCTGGTTGCCTTGACCGGCCACCAAAACACCACGCCGGCACTCACCCCTGTCCGGCCGCTGGAACCCCATGATCTTCCCGAACTGACCACTCTGCACAGGCACGCTTACGCCGGTGGACCGGCGCAGACGCGTGGCGGGGACACCGCTGGGTTCGACGCACCCGTGGACGGGGGGCTCGGGGAGACCATTGAGAGAGCCTCCCTCGTGACTTCCACCCCTGATGGGCAAATCACTGCCGCCATCATCGTCACCGAACGCAACGGTGAAGCAGTCATCGCGGAACTCTTCACACATCCCGATCACCGGCGCCAAGGCCTGGCTGAGGAACTCCTCCGACACTGCATCCACACCCTGCACACCCTGGGCCTGACCACAGTGACGGTCACCGTGGAGGACGACAACGCAGCGGCCCTGGCGCTTTACCTCTCCAGAGACTTCCGCCGCCTCACCGACGATGACACCGATGGCTACACCGACTACGACTGA
- a CDS encoding dihydrofolate reductase family protein, with protein sequence MASFTVDFFSSLDGNGSARGWPGYWGKEGPELREDRVHTFAQDQVLVFGATTFREFRKFVVEYDEPYYDSLNTLPKIVFSSTLEEPLGWQNSTLVNEDAVTAVERLKRETDVPMRSHGSISLNRALLAAGLVDRLEVMLFPAITGQAGYASLFHDGPEFDLELVESTVLDGRTQKLVYIPHVHRGIPEGVGPTYRLG encoded by the coding sequence ATGGCTTCCTTTACGGTCGACTTCTTCAGCAGTCTCGACGGTAACGGGTCGGCGAGAGGCTGGCCCGGTTATTGGGGCAAGGAGGGCCCTGAGCTCCGCGAGGACCGGGTGCACACCTTCGCGCAGGATCAGGTGCTCGTGTTCGGTGCCACGACGTTCAGGGAATTCAGGAAGTTCGTGGTCGAGTACGACGAGCCCTACTACGACAGCCTGAACACGTTGCCGAAGATCGTGTTCTCAAGCACGCTCGAAGAGCCGCTCGGGTGGCAGAACTCGACACTCGTCAACGAGGACGCGGTGACGGCGGTCGAGCGACTGAAGCGCGAGACGGATGTCCCCATGCGCTCCCACGGCAGTATCTCGCTTAATCGCGCCCTTCTCGCGGCCGGACTGGTCGACCGGCTCGAGGTCATGCTCTTCCCTGCCATTACGGGACAGGCAGGCTACGCCTCCCTCTTCCACGACGGGCCAGAGTTCGACCTCGAGCTCGTCGAGTCGACCGTGCTCGACGGCCGCACGCAGAAGCTCGTGTACATCCCGCACGTACACAGGGGCATCCCCGAGGGCGTCGGACCAACGTATCGATTGGGCTAG
- a CDS encoding HdeD family acid-resistance protein — MSDTTGRKLFQHSGTALLLRGALAILFGLVVASLPVATVFGLVYVFGVYAIADGLTDVAHYFYDPSRHSRWSMIGGIISVAAGLVAVAWPGITAAALAFLIGTWALLLGISQIILAMDARTTIRAWWIWLMTGFVTTLFGLFVLVNPGTGFLSVVALLATFTVVVGLLLIASGLKLRRLGASSVMPAR; from the coding sequence ATGTCCGACACCACAGGACGCAAATTGTTTCAACATTCCGGAACGGCACTCCTGCTCCGGGGAGCGTTGGCCATTCTTTTTGGCCTCGTGGTTGCTTCCTTGCCGGTCGCCACTGTATTTGGCCTCGTCTACGTGTTCGGTGTGTACGCCATCGCCGATGGACTCACCGATGTGGCGCATTACTTCTACGACCCTTCGCGCCACTCCCGTTGGAGCATGATTGGCGGCATCATCTCCGTAGCGGCTGGCCTGGTAGCCGTTGCGTGGCCGGGCATCACCGCCGCGGCGTTGGCCTTCCTCATTGGAACATGGGCCCTGCTCCTGGGGATTTCGCAGATCATCTTGGCCATGGATGCCAGAACGACGATCAGGGCCTGGTGGATCTGGTTGATGACAGGGTTTGTCACCACCTTGTTTGGGCTGTTTGTCCTCGTTAATCCCGGCACCGGATTCCTGAGCGTGGTGGCGCTCCTGGCGACGTTTACCGTCGTCGTGGGTTTGCTTTTGATCGCCTCTGGCCTCAAGCTCCGCAGGCTCGGCGCCTCTTCCGTGATGCCTGCCCGGTAG